GGCGATCCAGTGCCGCCTGGATCGCGACCAAGGGCTCGGTGATGCGGCGGCTCAGCGAATAGGCCAGCAGAAAGAGGCCCAGGCCAGCCAGCAGCAGGCCCAGCCCGTGGATCAGCAGATGACGATAGTTGCTCAGCGTAAGGCCAAGGGTCTCGACTTCAACTGCCAGCCACTCGGCGTGAGGGCTGCTTAAGGGCAGCGTCAGTTGCCAGCCGGCGCCATTGGTATCAAGCGTCGGCTCGGTTGGGGGGCGTGCCGAGGAGCGGGGAGGCTGGCCGAGCGACAATAGGGGCGTGCCGACCGCCGTAAAGAGGCGCACCGAGCGTATTTCTTCGATCTCGAGCAGGGCCTCGCCCAGGGTTCTCAGGGCATCGTCCTGTTGATCGTCCAGCGCCTCACTCATCGCCTTGGCGGTCAGGGACGTGCTGTCCATCAGGTGTTGCTGAAGCGATGAGCGACGCTCATTGGCCTCGTGGGTCAGGTTCAGGGCAGAAGTGATGGCCAGCAACCCCAGCGGCAGTAACATCAGCCACAGCAGCAGGCGCGTCTTGATCGACATGCATGACTCTCTAGAAACTTCATTTGCATGCAGTATGCCACAGCCATGGCCGATCCCTGTCACCGGGACACGCCCGGCGATATAATGGCGACAAAGACTTTTCCAGAAGGAAGGTTAGATGCAATTTCCCACGCTCGAGGATGTGGTCGGCAACACCCCGCTGGTGCGCCTGAAGCGCATCGCTGCCGGACGCAACAACACGCTGCTGGCCAAGCTCGAGGGCAACAACCCGGCGGGATCGGTCAAGGACCGGCCGGCACTTTCGATGATCGCCGAGGCCGAGTCACGCGGCGAGATTACCCCCGGGGATACCCTGATCGAGGCCACGTCCGGCAATACCGGCATTGCGCTGGCCATGGCGGCCGCCATGAAGGGCTATCGCATGGTGCTGATCATGCCCGACAATGCCTCCAGCGAGCGCAAGCAGGCCATGGCGGCCTTCGGCGCCGAGCTTATCCCTGTGACTCAAGAGCAGGGCATGGAAGGCGCTCGGGACCTGGCCGAGACCATGATCGCTCGCGGTGAGGGCAAGCCCCTCAATCAGTTCGCCAACCCCGATAACCCCATGGCGCACTATCGCACCACTGGGCCAGAGCTGTGGCGCCAGACCGAGGGCAGCATTACCCACTTCATCAGCTCGATGGGTACCACCGGCACCATCATGGGCGTGTCTCGCTATCTCAAGGAGCAGAACCCCGAGGTGCAGATCATCGGCCTGCAGCCCGAGGACGGCGCCAGCATCGCCGGTATCCGCCGCTGGCCCGAGGCTTACCTGCCGAGCATCTTCGAGCCTGCGCGGGTCGATCAGGTGATCGATATCGGTCAGACCGAGGCCGAAGAGCATATGCGCCGCCTGGCGCGGGAAGAGGGCATCTTCGCTGGCGTTTCCTCCGGTGGTGCCCTGGCCGGTGCCCTGAAGGTCGCCGAAGAGGTCGAGAATGCGGTGATCGCCTTCATCGTCTGCGATCGCGGCGATCGCTACCTGTCCACCGGCCTCTATGCGCCGGAGCAATAAGATGGCGATGCTAGGCAAGCGTCGCACGCCAAAACCCGCTGCCAGGAAAGCACCGACGCCCCGCCGGGCTCAGCAGACGGCTTCCGACGACCGGGGCGTGGAGATTATGCGCCTCGCCCACGATGGCCGAGGCGTGGCGCGCGATGCGGCCGGAAAGACCCTGTTCGTCGATCGTGCCCTGCCCGGTGAACGGGTTGAAATAGCCGTTCACAAGAGCCGTCAGCGCTTTGATGAGGCGCATGTGCGGGAAGTGCTGAAGGCGGCGCCTGAGCGTGTGACGCCGCCCTGTGCGCATTTCGGCGTTTGCGGCGGCTGCGATCTACAGCACCAGGCTCTCGAGGCCCAGCGCCACCACAAGCAGCAGGTGCTGGTCGAGCAACTGGCACGTCAGGGGCTCACCTTGGGTGACGCACCGGCGCTGCTGACCTCCGAAGGGCTCGGCTACCGGCGGCGTGCACGGCTTGGCGTCAAGGTCGATGCCGAGGGCCGCATCCACCTGGGCTTTCGCGCCCGAGGTAGCCACCACCTGATCGACATGGCAGCGTGTCCGGTGCTGGTGCCGGCCCTCGAGGCCTTGCTGGCGCCGCTTCGCGAGCAGCTCGCGAGCCTCGATGCGCCGCGTCAGGTAGGGCATCTTGAGCTTATCGCAAGCGATGGAGGCGTCTGCCTGGTGGTGCGTCAGCTGCGCGCTCAGCCAGACGATGCACAGCGCTGGCAAGCCTTTGCCGCGGCCCACGAGCTATCGCTTGGCTGGCTGCTTGGCCGCGAGTCGCCGCGCCTTGAGTGGCTCACTGAGGTGCCCGACCTTCACTATGGGGTGATGCTGGCCGCAACTGAACGCGAGAACGCCCAGGAACCGGCGCGTGAATCTGTGCGTGAACCTGTGCGAGAGCTGGTACTCGGCTTTGCGCCGGGTGACTTCCTGCAGGTCAACGCCGAGGTCAACCAGCGCCTGGTCGACACGGCGCTTGAGTGGCTGGCGCCTAAATCCGGCGAGCGAGTGCTCGACTGCTTCGCCGGGGTGGGCAACTTCAGCCTGGCACTGGCCGCATACACCGGCATGGTGACCGGCGTGGAAGGCAACCCGCTGATGGTCGAGCGCCTGGCCGCCAATGCCCGGCGCAACGATCTTTCCGGGGTTAGCGCCCGCCAAGCGGACCTGACGCGTGAAGATCAGGTCCGCGCGCTACTCGATGAGACCGACTGGGATCTGGTGGTGCTGGACCCGCCCCGGGAAGGCGCAGAGGCCTTGTCGCGTCAGCTGGCCACGTCCCGGGTCTCACGGATTCTCTATGTCTCCTGTGATCCGGCGACCCTTGCCCGCGACGCGGCACACCTGGCCGCCGGTGGCTATCGACTGGTGCGCTCGGCGGTTGCCGACATGTTTGCGCAGACCGCCCACCTCGAGGCCGTTTTGCTGTTCGAGCACCCCGAAATTCCTGCGTCCGACGTGACGCCGGCGCAGATGCCAAAGGAGTGAAGCACCATGGTAAAGGTGCGTGATGACCAGCCGTTGACCGACGACGGCGCGGTGGACCTCGACCAATGGCTGGCTCGCCTCGGCGAGGAATCCGTGCTGACCGACCCAGCGCGGATGCGTGAAGCCTGTGAATTGGTGCGCAGCCTTGCCAACGAGGCCAGCCAGGCGCAGCAGTTTGGGCTTGGCAACGGGTCGAGCTATCGCATGGGCCTTGAAATGGCCGATATCCTCGGCGAACTCAAGCTCGATCAGACCGCTCTGGAAGCGGCCGTGCTGTATCGCTCGGTGCGCGTCAAGCTGATCTCGGTCGAGGCCGTCGAGAAGCGCTTCGGCCAGGAAGTCGCCACCCTGATCGAAGGCGTGCTGCACATGGCGGCGATCAGCCATCAGGCCCTGCCCAGTCAGGACATGTCCCAGTACAGCCAGCAGGACAACCTGCGGCGCATGCTGGTGACCATGATCGACGACGTGCGGGTCGCGTTGATCAAGATCGCCGAGCGCACCTGCGCCCTGCGTCAGGTCAAGGAGACCACCCGCGACAAGCGCCTGCGCGTGGCTCGCGAGGTGTTCGATATCTATGCCCCGCTGGCGCACCGGCTGGGCATCGGCCATCTCAAGTGGGAGCTCGAGGATCTGTCCTTTCGCTACCTCCACGAGGCCGAGTACAAGTCGATCGCCAAGCAACTGGCCGAGAAGCGTCTCGACCGCACAAGCTATATCAACGACGTCGTGGGTACGCTCAAGGAGCTGCTGGAAGCGCAGAACATCCACGAGTACGACGTCGATGGCCGTGCCAAGCACATCTATTCGATCTGGCGGAAGATGCAGCGCAAGCACATCGATTTCTCCCAGGTCTACGACGTGCGCGCCGTGCGCATCCTGGTGCCCCGGGTGGCCGACTGCTACACGGTGCTCGGCATCGTGCATTCTCGCTGGCACCACGTGCCCAACGAGTTCGACGACTACATCGCCAACCCCAAGAAGAACGGCTACCAGTCGCTGCATACCGCCGTGTTCGGCCCCGAGAACAAGGTGCTCGAGATCCAGATCCGCACCTTCGCCATGCACGAGGAAGCGGAGCTCGGCGTCTGTGCCCACTGGCGCTACAAAGGCCACGACACCAAGGCCAAGAGCCGCAGCTACGAAGACAAGATTGCCTGGCTGCGTCAGGTGCTCGAGTGGCAGGAGGAAGTCGGCGGCTTCGGCGACCTTCGCGAAGGGCTCTCGAGCGATGTGGCGCCGGATCGCATCTACGTCTTTACCCCCGATGGCCACGTGATCGACCTGCCACGGGTCGCCACGCCGATCGATTTCGCCTACCGGGTCCACACCGAGATTGGCCATCGCTGTCGCGGCGCCAAGGTTAACGGCCGCATCGTACCGCTGACCTACGAGCTCAAGACCGGCCAGCAGGTCGAGATATTGACCGCTACCAAGGGCGGCCCCAGCCGCGACTGGCTCAACCCGTCCGTGGGCTTCGTGCGTACCTCCCGGGCCCGGGCCAAGATTCAGGCCTGGTTCAAGCAGCAGGCGCGCGGCCAGAACCTCGAGGAGGGCAAGGCGCTCTTCGACAAGGAGATGAAGCGCCTCGACGTCGAGGATATCGATCTCACCACCCTCGCGCAGAAGGTCAACTACACCACGCCTGAGGACATGTATGCCGCCATCGGCGCCGGCGACCTGCGCATCGGCCAGGTGCTGCATCAGGCCCAGCAGCTGTTCGGCGAGCACGATGACCAGGAGCAGCTCGACCGGCTGCTGGCCAAGCCGCGCCGCGAGAAGCCGGCCGCCGGCGATCAGGGCATCACCGTGTTGGGGGTCGGCAATCTCAAGACCAGCATGGCCAACTGCTGTCATCCGGTGCCCGGCGAACATATCGTGGGATTCATCACCCAGGGCCGCGGCGTCACCGTGCACCGCCAGGACTGCCCCAACATTCTTCAGCTGCGCCTGGACGAGCCCAAGCGCATCATCGAGGTCGAGTGGGGCGAACGGGCCGCGACCCGCTACCCGGTGGATATCGAGATCGAAGCCTGGGACCGCTCGGGCCTCTTGCGCGACGTCACCGGCGTACTGGGCAACGACAAGGTCAACGTGCTCTCCGTGAACACCCAGACCGATGAGATCGAGGGCCTGGCCAAGATGACCATCACTCTCGAAGTCGATGGCCTGGAGACCCTGGGGCGGCTGTTCTCGCGCATCCAGCAGCTCTCCAACGTGCTCGACGTCAAGCGACTGAGAAGCGGCGGCAAGGGCAAGGCTCGCGGCAAGGGAGGGCGCTCATGAGCGAGCGCCACAGCCTCGATGACCTGCTGACGCTGATGTCGGTGCTGCGCGATGCCGACCAGGGCTGCCCCTGGGATCTCAAGCAGGACTGGGACTCGATCGTGCCGCACACCCTCGAGGAAGCCTATGAGGTCGCCGACGCCATCGAGCGCCGCGCCTTCGATGAACTGCCCGGCGAGCTTGGCGATCTGTTGTTCCAGGTGGTCTATTACAGCCAGTTCGGCCATGAAGAAGGGCGGTTCGACTTTCATGACGTGGTGCATGTGCTGACCGCCAAGATGCTGCGCCGCCATCCCCATGTCTTTCCCGACGGCACCCTGAGTTCGCGTCGCGACGGCGAGCGTGCCGCCGAGGTCGAGACCCGGCAGGTGCATTCCCGCTGGGAGGCCCTCAAGGCCGAGGAGCGCGCCGAGCGAGCACGTCATGATGCCAAGGCCGTTTCGGTGCTCGATGACGTGCCGCGCAGCCTGCCGGCGCTGTCCCGGGCCGCCAAACTCTCCAAGCGTGCCGCGCGGGTCGGTTTCGACTGGCCCGATCATCGCGGCGTGCTGGCCAAGATCCGCGAGGAACTCGACGAGGTCGAGGAGGCGCTGGCCGAGGGCGACCACGAGCATGCCGGCGAGGAAGTCGGCGACCTGCTGTTCGCGGTGGTCAATCTCGCCCGCACCTTGAAGACCGATCCCGAGCAGCGCCTGCGCGGCACCAACGCCAAGTTCGAGCGGCGCTTTCGTCACGTGGAGTCGGCCTTGGCCGCCGAGGGCAAGGCGCCCGGCCAGACCGCACTCGAGGACATGGAAACGCACTGGCAGGACGCCAAGGCGCGTGAAAAACAGGGCGAGATGCCGAGCTGATCGGTTGGCAAATCAACAGGTTCGGCACGGCCTCGCCACATTGCAGTAGCGGGTTAACAATTCCAATAGCCGTCAGGAGGGATGTCTGTGAGCAGCGATCTGCATGAATCTTTGCGAGACAATGTTCGCGTGCTGGGCGATAGCCTGGGGCGAACCATCGCCGATGACCTGGGTGAGGGCTTCGTCGACAAGATCGAGTCCATCCGTGGCCTGGCCAAGCGCGGCCGGCAGGGCGATCCCGAAGGGCGCCGTGAGCTGATCGAGTACCTGCGCCGGCTGCCGGATCGCGATCTCTTGCCGGTCACCCGGGCCTTCAACCAGTTCCTCAACCTCGCCAACATCGCCGAACAGCACTACCGGGCGCGCTTTCGTCGCGTCGAGGACTACAAGCCGGGCTCCCAGCCCGAGCTTGGCGACCTGATCGCCCGGGCGCGCAAGGCCGGTCATTCGCCTCGCGAGCTGGTCGAGTCGCTGGCCAGCATGCGGGTCGAGCTGGTGCTGACCGCCCATCCCACCGAGGTCATTCGCCGCACCCTGATCCAGAAATACGACGCTATCGATGACTGCCTGACTGGGCTCGAGTCGACCGTCGACTCCCCCGAGAAACTGACCCGGGTCCATGGCCGGCTGGAAGAGCTGATCAGCCAGGCCTGGCATACCGACGAGATCCGCCACGAGCGTCCTACTCCGGTCGACGAGGCCAAGTGGGGCTTCGCGGTGATCGAGAACTCGCTGTGGCAGGCGGTGCCCGATTTCCATCGCGACCTCGACAGCCTGTTGCTCGACGCCGCCGGCGAGCGTCTGCCGCTGGATGCCGCGCCGCTGCGCTTCGCCTCCTGGATGGGTGGCGACCGCGACGGCAATCCCAACGTGACCGCCAAGGTCACCCGTGAGGTCCTGCTGCTGGGCCGCTGGATGGCCGCGGATCTGTACCTGCGCGATCTCGACCAGCTCAAGGCCGAGCTATCGATGTGGAAAGCTAACAGTGCCCTGCGCGCCGAGGTCGGTGATGCCACGGAACCCTATCGGGAACTGCTCAAGCGCCTCACCACCAAGGTCGAGGCCACCCGCGACTGGGCCAAGGCCGGCCTCGACGGCGAGCCCCACGAAGGCGGGCCGATCATCGAGCACCGTGACCAGCTCTATGCGCCGCTGCTGTCCTGCTACCGCTCGCTGTGCGATGTCGGCCTGGATACCATCGCCAACGGCGTACTGCTCGACACCCTGCGCCGTGTCGCCGTATTCGGCGTCACCCTGACCAAGCTCGACTTGCGCCAGGAGTCGTCGCGCCATACCCAGGTATTCGACGAGCTGACCGACTATCTGGGCCTTGGCCACTACCAGGACTGGGATGAGGAGAAGCGCCAGGATTTCCTGCTCGGCGAGCTCACCTCCCGTCGCCCGCTGATTCCGCGTCGCTGGGAATGCTCCGGCGAGACCCGCGAAGTTATCGATACCTTCCGAGTGATCGCCTCCGAGCAGCGCGAGGCGCTCGGCACTTACATCATTTCCATGGCCGGCCAGCCGTCTGACGTGTTGGCGGTGGCGCTGTTGATGAAGGAGGTCGGCGGCGACGTGGCGCTGCCCATCGCGCCGCTGTTCGAGACCCTGGATGACCTGAACCGGGCCGGCGACGTCATCGACCGGCTGCTGGCGCTGCCGGGCTATCGTCGCCTGGCCGGCGACGAGCAGGAAGTGATGATCGGCTACTCCGACTCGGCCAAGGACGCCGGCCAGCTGGCCGCCGCCTGGGCCCAGTACCGGGCGCAGGAGACCCTGGTCGAGGTCTGCAAGCGCCATGGGGTGGATCTGACGCTGTTCCATGGTCGTGGCGGCACCGTGGGTCGCGGGGGTGGTCCGGCGCACGCGGCGATTCTTTCCCAGCCGCCGGGCTCGGTGAACGGCAGTCTCAGGGTCACCGAACAGGGGGAGATGATCCGCTTCAAGTTTGGTCAGCCGGACATTGCCCTGCGCTCGATGGAGATCTATGCCTGCGCGGTGCTGGAAGCGACGTTGCTGCCGCCGCCGGCCCCCGAGCCGGCCTGGCGGGAGGAGATGGATCACCTCGCCGCGGTGGCGCACAAGGCCTATGTGGGCGTGGTGCGCGAGAACCCGGATTTCGTGCCCTATTTCCGCGCGGTGACGCCGGAAGGGTCCTTGGGGCGGCTTCCGCTGGGTTCCCGACCCACCAAGCGCCGCCAGGACGGTGGCGTCGAGACCCTGCGTGCGATCCCCTGGATCTTCGCCTGGACCCAGACCCGCCTGATGCTGCCGGCCTGGCTAGGCAGCGGCGAGGCCTTCGCCCAGCGCCTGGCCGAGCCCGGGGGCCTTGAGCGATTGCAGGAAATGCGCAGCCGCTGGCCCTTCTTCGGCACCTATCTAGACATGCTGGAGATGCTGTCCGCCAAGGCCGATATCGACATCGCCGCCTACTACGAGAGGCGCCTGGTTGACGAGCCGGGGCTGCTGGAACTGGGCGGTGAGCTGCGCGGGCGCTTTACGAAGCTGCAGGCGGCGCTGCTTGATATCCTCGACCAGCGGGAGCTTCTGGAGAACACGCCGCTGATTCACCAGGCCATCGAGGTGCGTAATCCCTATATCGACCCGCTGCATGGCCTGCAGGCCGAGCTTCTGCAGCGTAACCGGGATGCCGATGGCGCCATCAGCCCGGCGCTGACTCGCGCGCTGATGGTGACCATGGCCGGCATCTCTGCGGGGCTTCGCAACACCGGGTAATGCCCGACGGGCTATGTCCCGGCCAGAGGGCGCTCGGTTGAGGGTTCAACTGGCGCCTTGGTGCGCCCGACGATGCGAATGGATTCGCATCGTCGGGCGGTCTGGAAGAGTCTTCGCCAGCGCGACATATTTTTCATGCCTTCCTTTTTTCCTGGCTTATATGGCTTTCTGGGCTTATCGGCTTTCCTGGCTCGCCTCCTTTCTGACTAGGCCCTTCTCTGAACGAGTCTCGCGCTTCAGCTAGGCTCCTATCACCAACACCTGTATTCAATACGGTTAACCAGCACCTCTGACCAGCACCTCTGACCAGTACCTCTAACCAGTACCTCTAACCAGTACCTCTAACCAGTACCTCTAACCAGTACCTCTAACCAGTACCTCTAACCAGTACCTCTAACCAGTACCTCTAACCAGTACCTCTAACCAGTACCTCTAACCAGTACCTATAGCTAAGCCCTTTAATTAGTACCTTTCGCTAAGACCGTGGGACTTGACGCTTCGCGGTGGCTGGCGCAAGCTGATCCATAATCAAACGGCCGTATGAATGCGCGGCCGGGCACCGGCATCCAACCCTGTTTGGAGATGAATGGATGATCTATCAAGGCAACGCCATTTCGGTGGCGAGCGATACCAATAACGGGGGCGAGCCCATCGCCACGCTCACCTTCGACTTGAAGGATGAGTCGGTCAACAAGCTATCCAGCGCGGTAGTGGCAGAGCTTGGCGAGGCGGTCGAGGCCATCGCCGCGACCCAGGGCCTGAGCGGCCTGGTGATCACCAGTGCCAAGGACGCCTTCATCGTTGGCGCCGACATCACCGAGTTTCATGGCCTGTTCGAGAAGGGTGAGGACTATCTGGTCGAGATGAACCAGCAAGTGCACGCCATCTTCAACGCCATCGAAGACCTGCCGTTTCCCACCGTCACCGCCATCAATGGCCTGGCACTGGGCGGCGGTTTCGAAGTCACGCTGACCACCGACTTCCGCGTCATGGCCGACACCGCCAAGATCGGCCTGCCCGAAACCAAGCTCGGCATCCTGCCCGGCTGGGGCGGATGCGTGCGCCTGCCGCGGCTGATCGGCGCCGATAACGCCATCGAGTGGATCGCCGGCGGCACCGAGAACCGCGCCGACGCCGCCCTCAAGGTCGGCGCCGTGGATGCGGTGGTGCCCGGTGAGCGCCTCGAGGCCGCCGCCCTGGACATCCTGGTCCGTGCCAATGCCGGCGAGCTCGATTACCAGGCCCGCCGCGACGAGAAGACCTCGCCGCTCAAGCTCGACGCCATCGAGCAGATGATGGTCTTCGAGACCGCCAAAGGCTATGTGGCCGGCAAGGCGGGCCCGCACTATCCGGCACCCATCGAGGCCATCAAGGTGATCCAGAAGGGCGCCGGTGAAGGGCGTGAGCGCTGCCAGGCCATCGAGGCCAAGGCTTTCGCCAAGCTGGCGCTGACCGATGTCTGCTACAACCTGGTCGGGCTGTTCATCAACGATCAGGTGGTCAAGAAGAAGGGCAGCCAGTACGCCAAGCAGGCGCAACCGGTCAACCAGACCGCCGTGCTGGGCGCCGGCATCATGGGCGGCGGCATCGCCTACCAGAGCGCTTCGAAGGGCACGCCGATCCTGATGAAAGACATCAAGGACGACGCCATTGAGCTTGGTCTCAAGGAAGCGCGCAAGCTGTTCACCAAGCAGGTCGAGCGCGGCAAGCTGACCACCGAGACGATGGCCGAAAAGCTCACCAACATTCGCCCGACCCTTTCCTATGGCGATTTTGGTCACGTCGACCTGGTGGTCGAGGCGGTGGTCGAGAACCCCAAGGTCAAGGACGGCGTGCTCACAGAGGTGGAAGGGCAGGTCGGCGAGGACACCATTCTCGCCTCCAATACCTCGACCATCTCCATCACCCGCCTGGCCGAGAACCTCAAGCGGCCCGAGAACTTCTGCGGCATGCACTTCTTCAATCCGGTGCACCGCATGCCGCTGGTAGAGGTGATCCGCGGCGAGAAGACCAGCGATGCGGCCGTGGCCGCCACCGTGTCCTACGCCCGCGCCATGGGCAAGACACCGATCGTGGTCAACGACTGCCCGGGCTTCCTGGTCAACCGCGTGCTCTTCCCCTATTTCGGCGGCTTCAGCCTGCTGGTCGAGCAGGGCGCCGACTTCCGCCGGGTCGACAAGGTCATGGAGAAGTTCGGCTGGCCGATGGGCCCCGCCTACCTGCTCGACGTAGTGGGCATGGACACCGCCGTGCACGCCAATGCCGTGATGGCCGAAGGCTTCCCGGATCGCATGGCACGCGAAGAAAAAACGGCTATTCAGGCGATGTTCGAGGCTGACCGTCTGGGCCAGAAGAACGCCAAGGGCTTCTATGCCTACGAGGAAGACAAGAAGGGCAAGCCGAAGAAGGTCGATGACGATGCAGCGCTTTCCCTTGTCAAGGGTCTCGCTAAGGGAAGCCAGGACTTCTCCGACGAGGAGATTATCGCGCGCATGATGGTCCCGCTGTGCCTGGAGACCGTGCGCTGCCTGGAAGACAACATCGTTGCCACCCCGGCCGAGGCTGACATGGCGCTGATCTACGGCATCGGCTTCCCGCCGTTCCGCGGCGGCGCGCTGCGCTATATCGACGCCATGGGCCTTGATGCCTTCGTCGCCCAGGCCGAGCGTCTGGCCGAGGAACTGGGGCCGCTCTATGCCCCCACCGACAAACTGCGCGCCATGGCCAAGGCCGGCGAGCGCTTCTATTCCGATGCCGGGAAGGCCTGAGCCACCACGTACAGGAGAGGTTGTCAGATGAGTTTGAATCCGAGAGATATCGTGGTGGTCGACGGCGTGCGTACCGCCATGGCCAAGGCCAAGCACGGCGCCTTCCGCAACGTGCGCGCCGAGAACCTGTCGGCGTCGGTGATGCAGGCGCTGTTCGATCGCAATCCGGGGCTCAACCCCAAGGAAGTCGATGATGTGATCTGGGGCTGCGTCAACCAGACCCTCGAGCAGGCCATGAACATCGCCCGTAACGCGGCGATCATGACCGACATCCCGCGCAGCGTGCCGGCCCAGACCGTCAACCGGCTGTGTGGCTCCTCGATGAGCGCACTGCATATCGCCAGTGCCAACATCAAGGCCGGCATGGGCGACTTCTACATCATCGGCGGCGTCGAGCACATGGAGCACGTGCCGATGACGCACGGCGTCGATGTGAACCCGGCCGCCAGCAAGCATGCCGCCAAGGCGGCGATGATGATGGGCCTGACCGCCGAGCTGCTGGGCAAGATGCACAACATCAGCCGCGAACAGCAGGACGCTTTCGGGGTGCGCTCTCACCAGCGTGCCCAGGCAGCCAGCGATGCCGGTCGCTTCGACAACGAGATCATCGGCGTCGAGGGCCATAACGCCGAGGGCTTCAAGGTGTGCGTGGACCGCGACGAAGTGATTCGTGGCGAAGCCAGCCTCGAATCGATGGGCGCCCTGAAGCCGGTCTTCGACCCGCGCCATGGCACCGTCACCGCCGGGACGTCCTCGGCGCTGTCGGTAGGCGCAAGCGGCATGGCGGTGATGAGCTACGAGCGCGCCCAGGCGCTGGGGCTCGAGCCGATCGCCCGGGTGCTGTCCACTGGCGTTGCCGGCTGTGATGCCTCGATCATGGGCTATGGCCCGGTGCCGGCGACCAAGAAGGCGCTTAAGGCGGCCGGCCTGACCATCGATGACATCCAGACCGTCGAGCTCAACGAGGCCTTTGCCGCCCAATCACTGCCGGTGCTCAAGGATCTCGGGCTGCTTGATCGCATGGACGAGGTGGTCAACCTGAACGGTGGTGCCATCGCCCTTGGCCACCCGCTGGGCTGCTCAGGGTCGCGGATCTGCACCACCCTGCTCAACGTGATGGAACAGCAGGACACCCGCCTGGGGCTTGCCACCATGTGCATCGGCATGGGCCAGGGCGTAGCGACCATCTTCGAGCGCTTGAAGTAACGACCCGCTAGATGGTTGCAGTAGAAGCAATAACGGCGCCCCTCGGGGCGCCGTTTGC
Above is a window of Halomonas sp. I5-271120 DNA encoding:
- the cysM gene encoding cysteine synthase CysM — protein: MQFPTLEDVVGNTPLVRLKRIAAGRNNTLLAKLEGNNPAGSVKDRPALSMIAEAESRGEITPGDTLIEATSGNTGIALAMAAAMKGYRMVLIMPDNASSERKQAMAAFGAELIPVTQEQGMEGARDLAETMIARGEGKPLNQFANPDNPMAHYRTTGPELWRQTEGSITHFISSMGTTGTIMGVSRYLKEQNPEVQIIGLQPEDGASIAGIRRWPEAYLPSIFEPARVDQVIDIGQTEAEEHMRRLAREEGIFAGVSSGGALAGALKVAEEVENAVIAFIVCDRGDRYLSTGLYAPEQ
- the rlmD gene encoding 23S rRNA (uracil(1939)-C(5))-methyltransferase RlmD — its product is MAMLGKRRTPKPAARKAPTPRRAQQTASDDRGVEIMRLAHDGRGVARDAAGKTLFVDRALPGERVEIAVHKSRQRFDEAHVREVLKAAPERVTPPCAHFGVCGGCDLQHQALEAQRHHKQQVLVEQLARQGLTLGDAPALLTSEGLGYRRRARLGVKVDAEGRIHLGFRARGSHHLIDMAACPVLVPALEALLAPLREQLASLDAPRQVGHLELIASDGGVCLVVRQLRAQPDDAQRWQAFAAAHELSLGWLLGRESPRLEWLTEVPDLHYGVMLAATERENAQEPARESVREPVRELVLGFAPGDFLQVNAEVNQRLVDTALEWLAPKSGERVLDCFAGVGNFSLALAAYTGMVTGVEGNPLMVERLAANARRNDLSGVSARQADLTREDQVRALLDETDWDLVVLDPPREGAEALSRQLATSRVSRILYVSCDPATLARDAAHLAAGGYRLVRSAVADMFAQTAHLEAVLLFEHPEIPASDVTPAQMPKE
- the relA gene encoding GTP diphosphokinase produces the protein MVKVRDDQPLTDDGAVDLDQWLARLGEESVLTDPARMREACELVRSLANEASQAQQFGLGNGSSYRMGLEMADILGELKLDQTALEAAVLYRSVRVKLISVEAVEKRFGQEVATLIEGVLHMAAISHQALPSQDMSQYSQQDNLRRMLVTMIDDVRVALIKIAERTCALRQVKETTRDKRLRVAREVFDIYAPLAHRLGIGHLKWELEDLSFRYLHEAEYKSIAKQLAEKRLDRTSYINDVVGTLKELLEAQNIHEYDVDGRAKHIYSIWRKMQRKHIDFSQVYDVRAVRILVPRVADCYTVLGIVHSRWHHVPNEFDDYIANPKKNGYQSLHTAVFGPENKVLEIQIRTFAMHEEAELGVCAHWRYKGHDTKAKSRSYEDKIAWLRQVLEWQEEVGGFGDLREGLSSDVAPDRIYVFTPDGHVIDLPRVATPIDFAYRVHTEIGHRCRGAKVNGRIVPLTYELKTGQQVEILTATKGGPSRDWLNPSVGFVRTSRARAKIQAWFKQQARGQNLEEGKALFDKEMKRLDVEDIDLTTLAQKVNYTTPEDMYAAIGAGDLRIGQVLHQAQQLFGEHDDQEQLDRLLAKPRREKPAAGDQGITVLGVGNLKTSMANCCHPVPGEHIVGFITQGRGVTVHRQDCPNILQLRLDEPKRIIEVEWGERAATRYPVDIEIEAWDRSGLLRDVTGVLGNDKVNVLSVNTQTDEIEGLAKMTITLEVDGLETLGRLFSRIQQLSNVLDVKRLRSGGKGKARGKGGRS
- the mazG gene encoding nucleoside triphosphate pyrophosphohydrolase codes for the protein MSERHSLDDLLTLMSVLRDADQGCPWDLKQDWDSIVPHTLEEAYEVADAIERRAFDELPGELGDLLFQVVYYSQFGHEEGRFDFHDVVHVLTAKMLRRHPHVFPDGTLSSRRDGERAAEVETRQVHSRWEALKAEERAERARHDAKAVSVLDDVPRSLPALSRAAKLSKRAARVGFDWPDHRGVLAKIREELDEVEEALAEGDHEHAGEEVGDLLFAVVNLARTLKTDPEQRLRGTNAKFERRFRHVESALAAEGKAPGQTALEDMETHWQDAKAREKQGEMPS
- the ppc gene encoding phosphoenolpyruvate carboxylase produces the protein MSSDLHESLRDNVRVLGDSLGRTIADDLGEGFVDKIESIRGLAKRGRQGDPEGRRELIEYLRRLPDRDLLPVTRAFNQFLNLANIAEQHYRARFRRVEDYKPGSQPELGDLIARARKAGHSPRELVESLASMRVELVLTAHPTEVIRRTLIQKYDAIDDCLTGLESTVDSPEKLTRVHGRLEELISQAWHTDEIRHERPTPVDEAKWGFAVIENSLWQAVPDFHRDLDSLLLDAAGERLPLDAAPLRFASWMGGDRDGNPNVTAKVTREVLLLGRWMAADLYLRDLDQLKAELSMWKANSALRAEVGDATEPYRELLKRLTTKVEATRDWAKAGLDGEPHEGGPIIEHRDQLYAPLLSCYRSLCDVGLDTIANGVLLDTLRRVAVFGVTLTKLDLRQESSRHTQVFDELTDYLGLGHYQDWDEEKRQDFLLGELTSRRPLIPRRWECSGETREVIDTFRVIASEQREALGTYIISMAGQPSDVLAVALLMKEVGGDVALPIAPLFETLDDLNRAGDVIDRLLALPGYRRLAGDEQEVMIGYSDSAKDAGQLAAAWAQYRAQETLVEVCKRHGVDLTLFHGRGGTVGRGGGPAHAAILSQPPGSVNGSLRVTEQGEMIRFKFGQPDIALRSMEIYACAVLEATLLPPPAPEPAWREEMDHLAAVAHKAYVGVVRENPDFVPYFRAVTPEGSLGRLPLGSRPTKRRQDGGVETLRAIPWIFAWTQTRLMLPAWLGSGEAFAQRLAEPGGLERLQEMRSRWPFFGTYLDMLEMLSAKADIDIAAYYERRLVDEPGLLELGGELRGRFTKLQAALLDILDQRELLENTPLIHQAIEVRNPYIDPLHGLQAELLQRNRDADGAISPALTRALMVTMAGISAGLRNTG